From a region of the Mauremys mutica isolate MM-2020 ecotype Southern chromosome 12, ASM2049712v1, whole genome shotgun sequence genome:
- the LOC123346725 gene encoding olfactory receptor 14A16-like: MGNLLIIMVVALDHHLHSPMYFFLMNLSILDLGTISVTVPKSMANSLMNTRTISYSGCVAQVFFVVFFAVSDFALLTIMAYDRYVAICKPLHYETIMNRRAFFQIAASALINVIVYSSLHTRNIFAISFCGGNELDQFFCEISQLLKLACSDTYLGEVEIFQTVLRIPTEQGRHKALSTCLPHLIVVSLFVSTGIFAYLKPTSSSPSGLDLMVAVLYSVLPPVMNPIIYSMRNKEIKASLRKLTGWRLFSKNKVSIFLL; this comes from the exons atggggaatcttctcatcatcatgGTTGTAGCCCTAGACCACCACCTTCAcagccccatgtacttcttcctgatgaatttGTCCATCCTAGACCTCGGCACCATCTCTGTCACcgtccccaaatccatggctaattccctcatgaacaccaggACCATTTCCTATTCTGGATGTGTGGCCCAAGTCTTTTTTGTCGTCTTCTTTGCTGTATCTGACTTTGCCTTACTCACCATCATGGCGTACGAtcgatatgtcgccatctgcaAACCATTGCACTATGAGACTataatgaacaggagagcttTTTTCCAAATTGCAGCCAGTGCCTTGATTAATGTAATTGTCTATTCTTCATTGCACACCAGGAACATATTTGCAATCTCCTTCTGTGGTGGTAACGAGttggatcagttcttctgtgaaatttcCCAGCTACTCAAGCTCGCCTGCTCTGACACGTACCTTGGTGAAGTTGAG ATCTTCCaaacagtgctgagaatccccaCTGAGCAGGGTCGGCATAAAGCCCtatccacctgcctccctcacctcattgtggtctccTTGTTTGTTTCCACTGGCATCTTTGCttacctgaaacccacctccagctctcCATCAGGTCTGGATCTCATGGTGGCTGTTCTTTATTCCGTGCTGCCACCAGTGATGAAtccgatcatctacagcatgaggaacaaggaaatCAAAGCTTCCCTGAGGAAACTCACTGGCTGGAGGTTATTCAGCAAGAATAAAGTGTCTATATTTCTCTTATGA